TCCGCTCCACCGAAGCCTCTCCCAAAATCAGTTCGACGGCGCGGTCAGCCGCATCCTGAAACGGCTCCAGCAACAGTGTAGCACCAGCAGCCTCAAGCTCTGCACGGTCGGCCGCGTGATGGCACACCGCCGCAATCTGTCCGGCAAAGCCTGCCGCACGCAGCCCCCCCGCCAGCAAGGCGCGCGGATCGCCCGTTGCAAATGAGGCGGTATGCTCCGGCATGGAGGCCACTGCGTGAGTTGCATGTTTAAGCGGCAGGTGTGCCAGAAACTCCGGGTCCGTAGCATCGCCATACACCACATCAAGACCCTGCTCGCGCCACAGCTTCACGGCCACCGGGTTGAAATCCACCCCTAACACCCGCTGGCCACTGTTCTGCAGGCGCTGGGCAATGGCGCCCCCATAGCGGCCCAACCCAAACACCAGAACCTGTGGCCCGGCAACGCTGTTGTCAGTGGCCGCTTCGGTTTCCCGTGGCGTACCTTTGCGTTCAAAAACACCCAAAAAGGGTGCCACCCTCTCATACAGCCAGTGAGAATAGGTGATCATGTAGGTGGACGCCGCAATCGTGATGAGACCGACCAGCGTGACCAGCCCCAGCCCGCCCTGTGTGACATGGCCGAGCGACAACCCCATTGCCATGAAGATGAGCGAGAACTCTGAAATCTGCGCCACCGTCAGCCCGGCAAGAAAGCCCGTGCGTGCGCGGTAGCCCATGGCCCCCATGATGGCCAGCACGATAAGCGGGTTGCCGATCAGCACAAACAACGAGAACACGATCGCCGCCCAGGCATTTTCGCCCAGAATGGACAGGTCGAGCGCAGCACCCAGCGAGATAAAAAAGAACAGCAGCAAAAAATCACGCAACGCAGCCAGCCGCGCGGCAATGGCCTCACGAAACGGCGTCGAGGCAAGCGACACGCCGGCCAGCAGTCCGCCCAGTTCCTTACCAAAGCCCAGATAGTGCCCTACGGCTGCCAGCAGCGCCGCCCAGCCGATTGCAAAAGCAATCAGCAATTCAGGCGAGCGCGCCATGCGACCAATCAGCGGTGTCGCAATATAGCGGATAAACACCAGCACCGCCCCCACCAGCGCCACGCCATAGACAAACACCATGGCAACCGCCTGCGCACCGGACCCCGCCGTTGTGCCGCTTGCCCCGCCCGCAGCCTGTCCCTGCGCAACCGCTGACAAAACAATCATCGCCATCACGACAACCAGGTCCTGCACAATCAGGAAGCCGAGCGCGATGCGCCCGTGCAGCGCGTCAATCTCTTTTTTGTCCGACAGGAGTTTGACGATGATGATGGTGGACGAGAACGTGAGCGCGACGCCGATATAAACCGCAGTCACCCAGTCAAACCCAAGTGCCAGCGCAATCAGGAATCCGAATGCCGACGTAAACACCACCTGGCCCAACCCGGTGGTAAGCGCCACGGCACCAAGCGTGCGGACAAGTTTCAGATCAAGCTTGAGCCCGACCAGAAACAACAAAATGGCAATGCCAAGCTCTGCCAGCAGGTCGATATATTCGTCAGACTGCGCCACATCGAGCACTGACGGCCCCGCCAGCACACCGACCGCAATGAAACTCACAATCAACGGCTGCCTTAGCAGCAGACCGACAAAGCCAATGGCGGCAGCAAGCACAAGCAGCGCAGCTATCTCGTAGAAGACGTAGCCCGAAACAATATCAACCATCAAAGCCCGCAGAACGCAGCGCGGTCAACGCACGCTCTCCTTCCGGATATGGACGGCATTCCACTCCCCCGAGCCGTGGCATGACTTTCTCACACCACCAGCCTGCCCTGCGTCCGGATAAACACGCCACGAACATATCATTCCCCCACAGCCAACGCACTAAACAGTCTTGCCGACGGCGATCATTCCCATATCGTCGGCAGTTTGTGGCACGGGAAAATCTTGGTGGAGCTAGACGACCAAACATCGAACCAGCTTTTTTAATACCTTAGCAGACTGGAACGCTCAGCTAGAGGCGCATGATCTGGGTCATGACACGTTTTTTGACCCACCTGACCCGTCGCCTTGAGCGTGTGTAGCGCTCCCCTTTCCCCCAACTCCAACCTAGAGATGCCGCAATCTGGTGCGTAACCCGCCGCACCGGATGTGTCGCTGCTTGTGCTTGCCCGATTGGCCATGACTTCAAAACCCCGCTCCCCTTCTTACGTGCTGTCCGTGCGCATGACGCCAGACGAACATGCAGCACTGAAAGTAGCGGCGGGGAGTCTAACGGTCAGCGCGTATGCACGGCACAAGCTGCCAAGGGGTAGCGCGGTTGCCAAGTCCCGCATGAGCCGTAGCCCGAAAATGGATCAGGCTGTTGCGGCCAAGATGTTGGCAGCCCTTGGTCGCTCGGAGTTGGCGGGTACGCTTGCCCTTCTGGCCAAGGCTGCGCTGATGCGTGCACTTGGGATCAAGGAGGATTGACCCATGATCCTCAAAGGCTCTCAACACGGCGGTGCAAAAGCCGCGTCACTCAAAACTTAATGGGATCGTGCCGCGCGTCCCCAGACTCATGCGGATCACCTTGCCCGACTGCGAAACAAATGCCGCGCCACGCCGAACCGGAATCATTTCCAGTAATATCACCGCTAAGGGCTTAGACCGGGTCGGTATCCCAGTCCTCGCGGGCGTGACGAACCCGCAGGATCAGCACGTCACCTGATTCCTCAATGAGATAGATAATGATATGCGCGCCGTGGGGATGGCACCGCACTGGCGGATTGATCTCGGTGCGCTCACGGGCTGCTCTTGGGTTGTCAGAGAGGAACCTAAAAACCTGCTCCAGCGCAGCGTGATAGGTATCGGCCTGCGCCTCGCCAAACAGCGCATACCCCTCCAGATAAACGGCAATAATATCGTCTTCGGCTTTTTGGGTGAGCTTGTAGGCCATCGCCTACCGCTATGAGCGCTTGGCACGTTTGCGTGCCTCGCTCAAAATACCGCTCATGGATTTCTTGCTGGTGCCGCTTTCAAGCGCCTGTGTCACAAGAACCTGCATATGGGCGATTTTACCCTGCTGCTCCTGATCCTTGCGGATCAGGTCGCGGACATAATCGCTCGCATTGCTGTATCGGCCTTCTCCGGCCTGCGCTTCGACCCATTCCTTCATGGGATCGGGAAGCGATACATTCATCGTCGCCATAACGAACCTCCTCATCTCATTCCACGATGACACAAATTGACAAAGATTGTCAATTTTTCAAAGCTTGCGAATGGGTATTTGCGGGTATGTTTTTGGATATACGCGTCAGTAGTTCCAGAACGCATGAACTTGCTCACAGCCTGTCTCGATACTCACCCGGACGCCCTCAACCCGGTTCATCCTGTGGAATCACTGGCGGCACGAAAGCACCATCCCGCCTACGAGCGTTGCCGGACTGACGGCCAAAAAATTCCATACTGCTTGTTTCAAATGTTTAGTATATACTAAACATACAGAATGTATTAAATGTATCGTCTTCAGATGAAGGGAGAAGCGAGTGGCGATTGAATTGACCGACCCAGAAATCGATCTGATTGAGCGCATGGGCTTCATGGCTCAAGCCGACGGTATTCCTCGTATCGCGGGACGTTTGTGGGGTCTGTTTGTGATCGTTGGCGACGTTTTGAGTTTTTCGGAGATTGCGGAGACGTTGAAGATCAGCCGGGGCAGCGTCAGCACCAATGCGCGCATCCTTGAAAACCTCGACATTCTGGAGCGCAGAACTGTGCCAGGTGAGCGGCAGGATTATTTTGCTATGCGGCAGGAACCGTACTTCTCCCTGCTCAAATCGAGCGTCAAACGCCAGCGCGAGAAGATGGACATCGTGCGCGGGGCACAGGCAGCGATTGATCGGCCGGAAGCCAAACACCAGCTTCATGAGCTGGCGCTTTTCTATGAAGCGCTGGTGGGCGGCTTCGAGACGAGCATCAAAGACCTTGAGGCAACCAGCAAAAAGAAGAGCGCCGCAAAAAACAGGCCACGCAAACGGATGGGCGGTTAGCGCATGAGGTTCACACATCAGATGCTCGACACAAAAGTCTTGCGCGTAAGTTTTCCCCGTCTTCTGGGAACACTTTGTGTTGTGGCACTGTTAACCGCCTGCGCCGGAACGCCTCAGGAGCCGACAGAGTTTGCGCAAAGCGTTTCCGACACCTGGGCTGCAGAGAATGCAAGCGGGCAGCCGATTGTCGATGCATGGTGGCAGCGTTTTGACGATCCGGTTTTGAACGCGCTTATAACGAAAGCCGATGCGCTCAACCCAACTGTCACTCAGGCGGCGGCGCGAATGGATGCAGCACTTGCACAAGCGCGTATTGCGGGGGCTAATCTTTACCCGCAAATCAACGCTGATTTTTCCGGATCAAGACAAAAGGCAAGCCCGACGGGGCCAACAAACAAGACATATGGCCTCTCCCTTAACACCAGTTGGGAAATTGATATCTGGGGCAGGCTAAGCGCTCAGCAGGAAGCCGCACGATCAGATTTTGTCGCCAGTGAAAATGATCTACGCGCCGCCCGTCAATCAATTGCAGCACAAATTACCAAGGCCTATTTCACGGTCATTGAGGCGCGCGAACAAATTGACCTGTCGAGCCGCACGGTTGTTGCGTTTGAGGAAACCGCGCGCCAGACCGCAGACCGGTCGGATGCGGGCATTGGCGCGCCCAACGATAAATTGCTGTCATTTGCGAACCTGCAATCGGCGACTGCCGGTCTGGCTCAGCGAAGAGAAACTGGCGAGCGTGTCACACGGCAACTCGACATTTTGGTAAGAGACTATCCGGACGGTATTGTATCCACTGCTGAAAGCCTGCCAGCTGCGCCACCTGCCCCACCTGCGGGTTTGCCCGCCACATTGCTGGAACGCCGTCCGGACATTCAGGCCGCTATGGCACGACTGCAAGGCGCCGACTATCGCACGGTAGCAGCGCGCCGCGCCCTGTTGCCAAATATCAGCCTGACAGGCTCCTACGGCACAACATCCTCAGACCTTGGAGACCTTCTGAGCGGTAATTTCTCAGTCTGGTCAATCGCCGGTCAGCTGGTGCAGCCGATCTTTCAGGGCGGGCGTTTGCGGGCGCAGGTAAAGCTGAGTGAGGCTCAGGCGCGTGAGGCATATGAAGCCTACGCAGAAACCGTGTTGCGCGCCCTGTCAGAAGTTGAAGCTGCCCTGGCGGCGGATGCTCAAATTGCGGCGCGTGAAGAGGCGCTGCGTCTTGCAGCGCAAGCAGCAGAAGAATCCACCCGCATCGCGCTTGATAGATACAGCGAAGGTACCGACCCGTTTCTTGTGGTGCTGGAAAGCCAGCAGCGTGCCCTTGATGCGCGCTCGGCCTGGATCGCTGCGCGCCGCGCACGGCTTGATAACCGGATTGACCTTCATCTCGCGCTTGGCGGCGGGTTTAGCGAGCCGCGTCCTGTCACCCTTACAGAAAGCAATCGATCATAAAGACCATCATCACGAATATCTGCGCCGCAGGGGTGATGCTTTTCATGCTCTCGGCGTGTGGAAACGAAGAACCGGCTGCAAGCCAAAACACAGCACCGGCCAAAGCAAGTGTCCGCATCGCCGAAATTCAGCTTGGCGATATTCGGCCATGGATATTCGGAGAAGGCACGGCGCGCGCTGTCGACCGGGAATTTTTGAGTTTTGAAAGTGCGGGGCGCATCGCCTATGTCGATCCCAATCTTAAGGAAGGGGATGTTGTCAACAAGGGGCAACTGATTGCCTATCAGGAAAAAAACCTGCGCGGCAAAGACACTACAGCCACACCAGACAACATTAGCCATGCGGCGGTGCGAGAGGCAAAAGCTGCCCTTGATCTCGCCCAGAAGACCTTCGACCGCTTCAAAATTCTCTTGCAGAAGCGTTCTGCATCGCAGCAGGAATTCGATGAAGCCAAGGCCGAACTTGAACAAGCGCAAGTTCAATATCAGAACGCCGTTATCGTTGCCGACGAATCTCGGATCGTCTCGCCGATTGACGGCGTAGTCGCCCGCCTGAATATCGAGCAGGGGTTTTACTTTTCGCCGCAACAGGTCAACTCGACCTCTGAAGGCGCGGCGCTGAACACCGTTCCGGTTGTCATCATCAATCCGGGAACCTTCGAGGTTCGCATTAGCCTGCCGTCCTACACCTTTGAGCAGGTCAGGGTTGGGGCTGCCACCATTGTTGAGCAAAGCGGCTATGGCGGCAGGCCAGATGATACCGAACGCTCAGCCCCTCTCAACGAGCGGCAGGCCGCTGGAACAGTTTATGCGGTCAGCCCGTCGATCGATCCGGAAACCCGCACTTATGCCGCGCGTGTGCGAACCGAGCAAGGCGCTGAGATCATGCAGGACGGCGAGTTCGTAACGGTATGGATTGCCGGTGTGCCGGCTGAAAATGTGGTCGCGGTACCCATAGATGCGCTGCGCTACAAAGACGGTCAGCCATTTGTATTTATCTG
The window above is part of the Pyruvatibacter sp. genome. Proteins encoded here:
- a CDS encoding cation:proton antiporter family protein, which gives rise to MVDIVSGYVFYEIAALLVLAAAIGFVGLLLRQPLIVSFIAVGVLAGPSVLDVAQSDEYIDLLAELGIAILLFLVGLKLDLKLVRTLGAVALTTGLGQVVFTSAFGFLIALALGFDWVTAVYIGVALTFSSTIIIVKLLSDKKEIDALHGRIALGFLIVQDLVVVMAMIVLSAVAQGQAAGGASGTTAGSGAQAVAMVFVYGVALVGAVLVFIRYIATPLIGRMARSPELLIAFAIGWAALLAAVGHYLGFGKELGGLLAGVSLASTPFREAIAARLAALRDFLLLFFFISLGAALDLSILGENAWAAIVFSLFVLIGNPLIVLAIMGAMGYRARTGFLAGLTVAQISEFSLIFMAMGLSLGHVTQGGLGLVTLVGLITIAASTYMITYSHWLYERVAPFLGVFERKGTPRETEAATDNSVAGPQVLVFGLGRYGGAIAQRLQNSGQRVLGVDFNPVAVKLWREQGLDVVYGDATDPEFLAHLPLKHATHAVASMPEHTASFATGDPRALLAGGLRAAGFAGQIAAVCHHAADRAELEAAGATLLLEPFQDAADRAVELILGEASVERIDVMDPLEQENMPVARHSVEAIRND
- a CDS encoding type II toxin-antitoxin system RelE/ParE family toxin: MAYKLTQKAEDDIIAVYLEGYALFGEAQADTYHAALEQVFRFLSDNPRAARERTEINPPVRCHPHGAHIIIYLIEESGDVLILRVRHAREDWDTDPV
- a CDS encoding type II toxin-antitoxin system ParD family antitoxin, whose translation is MATMNVSLPDPMKEWVEAQAGEGRYSNASDYVRDLIRKDQEQQGKIAHMQVLVTQALESGTSKKSMSGILSEARKRAKRS
- a CDS encoding TolC family protein, whose protein sequence is MRFTHQMLDTKVLRVSFPRLLGTLCVVALLTACAGTPQEPTEFAQSVSDTWAAENASGQPIVDAWWQRFDDPVLNALITKADALNPTVTQAAARMDAALAQARIAGANLYPQINADFSGSRQKASPTGPTNKTYGLSLNTSWEIDIWGRLSAQQEAARSDFVASENDLRAARQSIAAQITKAYFTVIEAREQIDLSSRTVVAFEETARQTADRSDAGIGAPNDKLLSFANLQSATAGLAQRRETGERVTRQLDILVRDYPDGIVSTAESLPAAPPAPPAGLPATLLERRPDIQAAMARLQGADYRTVAARRALLPNISLTGSYGTTSSDLGDLLSGNFSVWSIAGQLVQPIFQGGRLRAQVKLSEAQAREAYEAYAETVLRALSEVEAALAADAQIAAREEALRLAAQAAEESTRIALDRYSEGTDPFLVVLESQQRALDARSAWIAARRARLDNRIDLHLALGGGFSEPRPVTLTESNRS
- a CDS encoding efflux RND transporter periplasmic adaptor subunit; translation: MLFMLSACGNEEPAASQNTAPAKASVRIAEIQLGDIRPWIFGEGTARAVDREFLSFESAGRIAYVDPNLKEGDVVNKGQLIAYQEKNLRGKDTTATPDNISHAAVREAKAALDLAQKTFDRFKILLQKRSASQQEFDEAKAELEQAQVQYQNAVIVADESRIVSPIDGVVARLNIEQGFYFSPQQVNSTSEGAALNTVPVVIINPGTFEVRISLPSYTFEQVRVGAATIVEQSGYGGRPDDTERSAPLNERQAAGTVYAVSPSIDPETRTYAARVRTEQGAEIMQDGEFVTVWIAGVPAENVVAVPIDALRYKDGQPFVFIWDDKTSTVAKRLIRTGLSGGEFVQVLAGLSVGDRVVTEGRSVLADGDRVEVIGSPVTNAGKL